The Mauremys reevesii isolate NIE-2019 linkage group 1, ASM1616193v1, whole genome shotgun sequence genome has a segment encoding these proteins:
- the LOC120390740 gene encoding olfactory receptor 52B2-like, with translation MYVVTLFGNSLLLFIILTEQSLHEPMYLFMSMLVAADLLLSTTTVPKMLAIFWFRAGEISFAACLTQMFFIHVSFMAESAILLAMAFDRYVAICDPLRYTILLTKSVIGKMGLAVVTRSFCTIFPLVFLVKRLNFCRTNLLPHNYCDYMAMARLACDDITVHVWYGVAVAIFIISLDAVLIAVSYGLILRAVFRLPSKDARLKALHTCSSHVCVILMFYVSSVFSSLAHQFRNIIPGYIVNLLANFYVLIPPMLNPIVYGVTTKEVLKRVINVFYRCWSRSSMPS, from the coding sequence ATGTACGTTGTGACACTTTTTGGGAACTCTCTCCTACTATTCATCATACTAACAGAAcaaagcctccatgagcccatgtatcTATTCATGTCCATGCTGGTTGCTGCTGATCTGCTGTTATCTACCACTACAGTGCCCAAGATGCTGGCTATATTCTGGTTTAGAGCGGGGGAAATTTCTTTTGCTGCCTGCCTGACGCAGATGTTCTTCATCCATGTCAGTTTTATGGCCGAGTCGGCCAttctgctggccatggcgtttgATCGGTACGTTGCCATCTGTGACCCATTGAGATACACCATCTTACTAACCAAGTCTGTGATCGGGAAGATGGGGCTGGCAGTTGTCACAAGAAGTTTCTGTACAATTTTCCCTCTCGTCTTTCTTGTGAAGCGGCTGAATTTCTGCAGAACCAACCTCCTGCCTCACAACTATTGTGACTACATGGCCATGGCCCGGCTGGCTTGCGACGACATCACAGTCCACGTCTGGTATGGCGTAGCTGTGGCTATTTTTATAATCAGCTTGGATGCTGTGCTCATTGCTGTATCTTATGGACTGATCCTCAGGGCCGTCTTCCGGCTCCCCTccaaggacgcccggctcaaggcTCTccacacctgcagctcccatgtcTGTGTCATACTGATGTTCTACGTGTCGTCCGTTTTCTCCTCTTTAGCACACCAGTTTAGGAACATCATCCCAGGTTATATTGTCAACCTATTGGCCAACTTCTATGTGCTCATTCCCCCCATGTTAAACCCCATTGTTTATGGGGTGACAACAAAAGAGGTCCTGAAACGGGTGATCAACGTCTTTTATCGATGCTGGAGCAGAAGCTCCATGCCGAGCTAA